A genomic window from Streptomyces sp. WMMC940 includes:
- a CDS encoding PucR family transcriptional regulator has translation MPVTLASLVQHSALKLAVRAGEDRLGTPVRWVHASELADPVPYMEGGELLLVTAMTLDAADREAMRRYVRRLAGAGVAGLGFAVGVNYDDVPDALLEAAEAEDFPLLEVPRRTPFLAISKAVSAAIAADQYRAVTAGFEAQRELTRAALAEGPAALLARLAAHVDGWAALYDASGAVVAAAPEWAVRRAARLTGDVERLRERPAPASAVVGGTEDRVELQSLGTGRRVRGALAVGTGAPLGTAERYAVHSAVALLTLTTERSRSLQAAEQRLGAAVLRMMLSGLPDHARTVAGDLYGGLLDAPFRLLIAEPSGEPDPAAEHPAHAFAEALEAAASRAGESVLTVWESDGRLVVLAADGGAVALACEPYTERETEEAGVAVGMSAPAGPIAAATAYKQAEQALSVARRRGRALVEHEELAAGSVLPLLADDAVRAFADGMLRALREHDATGRGDLVASLRAWLSRHGQWDAAAADLGVHRHTLRYRMRRVEEILGRSLDDPDVRMELWLALKATETPLPAPAPEPPLSR, from the coding sequence ATGCCGGTCACCCTCGCTTCCCTCGTCCAGCACTCCGCGCTCAAGCTGGCCGTCCGCGCCGGGGAGGACCGTCTGGGTACCCCCGTGCGCTGGGTGCACGCCAGCGAGCTGGCGGACCCCGTGCCGTACATGGAGGGCGGCGAGCTGCTGCTCGTCACCGCGATGACCCTCGACGCCGCCGACCGGGAGGCGATGCGCCGCTATGTGCGGCGGCTCGCGGGGGCGGGCGTCGCCGGACTGGGCTTCGCCGTCGGGGTCAACTACGACGACGTCCCGGACGCGCTGCTGGAGGCGGCCGAGGCCGAGGACTTCCCCCTTCTCGAAGTGCCACGGCGCACGCCTTTCCTGGCCATCAGCAAGGCGGTCTCCGCGGCCATCGCGGCCGATCAGTACCGAGCCGTCACCGCCGGCTTCGAGGCCCAGCGCGAGCTGACGCGCGCCGCGCTCGCCGAGGGCCCCGCGGCCCTGCTCGCGAGGCTCGCCGCCCACGTGGACGGCTGGGCCGCGCTCTACGACGCCTCCGGTGCCGTCGTCGCCGCCGCGCCCGAATGGGCCGTCCGGCGCGCGGCGCGGCTCACGGGCGACGTGGAGCGCCTGCGGGAGCGCCCCGCTCCCGCCAGCGCGGTCGTCGGCGGTACGGAGGACCGCGTCGAACTCCAGTCGCTGGGCACGGGTAGGCGGGTCCGCGGCGCGCTCGCGGTCGGCACCGGAGCGCCGCTCGGCACCGCCGAGCGCTACGCCGTGCACTCCGCGGTGGCCCTGTTGACCCTCACCACGGAACGATCGCGCTCGCTGCAGGCCGCCGAGCAGCGGCTCGGCGCGGCGGTGCTGAGGATGATGCTCTCGGGCCTGCCTGATCACGCCAGGACGGTCGCCGGGGACCTGTACGGAGGGCTTCTGGACGCTCCGTTCCGGCTGCTCATCGCCGAACCGTCCGGCGAACCGGACCCCGCGGCCGAGCACCCCGCGCACGCCTTCGCCGAAGCGCTGGAGGCCGCCGCCTCCCGGGCCGGTGAGTCCGTGCTCACCGTGTGGGAGAGCGACGGCAGGCTCGTGGTCCTCGCCGCCGACGGGGGAGCGGTCGCGCTCGCGTGCGAGCCGTACACCGAACGCGAGACGGAGGAGGCGGGGGTGGCCGTCGGCATGTCCGCGCCGGCCGGCCCGATCGCGGCCGCCACGGCGTACAAGCAGGCCGAGCAGGCCCTCTCCGTCGCCCGCAGGCGGGGCAGGGCGCTCGTCGAGCACGAGGAGCTCGCGGCGGGCTCCGTGCTGCCGCTGCTCGCGGACGACGCGGTGCGCGCCTTCGCCGACGGAATGCTGCGAGCCCTGCGGGAGCACGACGCGACCGGCCGCGGCGACCTCGTGGCCTCCCTGCGCGCCTGGCTCTCCCGACACGGCCAGTGGGACGCGGCCGCGGCCGACCTGGGTGTCCACCGCCACACCCTGCGCTACCGCATGCGGCGCGTGGAGGAGATCCTCGGCCGCTCCCTGGACGATCCGGACGTGCGCATGGAACTCTGGCTGGCCCTGAAGGCGACCGAGACCCCGCTGCCGGCTCCGGCCCCGGAACCGCCGCTGAGCCGTTGA
- a CDS encoding EamA family transporter → MTQPAADAGNPTPGAPTPGSPGASSPPAGPATAAGTPPGTGTGAERGAGPVAALLSEPGSAPAADSGFGPASGRRTSGPVWAALAIVYVVWGSTYLGIRVAVETMPPFLSAGARFVVAGLLLAAIVAWRRGPSALRATRAQLVSAAVVGLLLLLGGNGLVVLAETAVPSGLAALLVAVVPAWVVVLRRASGERPGTGAYGGVLLGLAGLAVLTLPGLSGDVRLWGVLTVIAGTVMWAVGSFSSSRIPMPADPFAASAYEMVAGGIGCLLVGLGRGEQRGFVLAEVSGRSWTALAYLVVFGSLIAFTAYAWLLHSAPLSLVATYAYVNPVVAVLLGALILGERLTWPIAVGGAVVVAGVCLIVSTERRR, encoded by the coding sequence ATGACACAACCCGCGGCAGACGCCGGCAACCCCACTCCCGGAGCCCCCACTCCCGGCTCGCCCGGCGCGAGCAGCCCCCCGGCCGGGCCCGCCACCGCGGCCGGCACCCCGCCCGGCACGGGAACGGGCGCGGAACGCGGCGCCGGCCCCGTGGCCGCCCTCCTCTCCGAACCCGGTTCCGCGCCCGCCGCCGACTCCGGCTTCGGGCCCGCGTCCGGCCGCCGGACGTCAGGGCCGGTCTGGGCGGCGCTCGCCATCGTCTACGTCGTGTGGGGGTCCACGTACCTCGGCATCCGCGTGGCCGTGGAGACCATGCCGCCGTTCCTGTCGGCCGGAGCGCGGTTCGTCGTCGCCGGGCTGCTCCTCGCCGCGATCGTCGCCTGGCGCCGGGGACCGTCCGCGCTGCGTGCCACCCGCGCCCAGCTGGTCTCCGCCGCCGTGGTCGGGCTGCTGCTGCTCCTCGGCGGCAACGGGCTCGTGGTCCTCGCCGAGACGGCCGTCCCCTCCGGACTCGCCGCCCTGCTGGTAGCCGTCGTCCCGGCCTGGGTCGTCGTGCTGCGGAGGGCGTCCGGCGAGCGACCCGGCACCGGAGCGTACGGCGGTGTCCTCCTCGGGCTCGCGGGGCTCGCCGTGCTGACCCTGCCGGGGCTGAGCGGCGACGTCCGCCTCTGGGGCGTGCTGACCGTGATCGCCGGGACCGTCATGTGGGCGGTGGGCTCTTTCTCCTCCTCCCGTATCCCCATGCCGGCCGACCCGTTCGCGGCGAGCGCCTACGAGATGGTCGCGGGCGGCATCGGCTGTCTGCTCGTCGGGTTGGGCCGCGGTGAACAGCGGGGCTTCGTGCTCGCCGAGGTGTCCGGCCGCTCCTGGACCGCCCTCGCCTACCTCGTCGTCTTCGGCTCGCTGATCGCGTTCACGGCGTACGCCTGGCTGCTGCACTCCGCCCCGCTCTCGCTCGTGGCCACCTACGCCTACGTCAACCCGGTCGTCGCCGTACTCCTCGGCGCGCTGATCCTCGGGGAGCGGCTGACCTGGCCGATCGCCGTCGGCGGCGCGGTCGTCGTGGCCGGCGTCTGCCTGATCGTCAGTACCGAACGCCGCCGCTGA